The following proteins are co-located in the Mobula hypostoma chromosome 4, sMobHyp1.1, whole genome shotgun sequence genome:
- the slc26a1 gene encoding sulfate anion transporter 1, protein MENDEQLTKRDLHLESQIRIERTVKGKSDIKKTTVKKLQESCSCSLDKLKNLITGFFPVLYWLPRYKLKEWILGDTISGILVAVVIVPQAIAYALLAGLETSASLYTSFFSCIIYFLMGTSRHISVGIFSLICLIVGQVVDRELLLAGFEVDEDSKVMPSGMSNVNNWNITTDNASMIMNVTLPGLLNFECDKKCYAVSVSAALTFMCGIYQLLMAVFHLGFVSKYLSEPLLDGFATGASITIITMQVKYLIGVKLPRSHGPGSVVVTWMNIFKNIHKTNFCDLITTAICMPLLIASKELGERYKDKLKFPFPMELTIVVVATLISHFVNLNELYGSSITGPIPTGFLPPKVPSLYLLPRVAIDAITLAIISFAFTISLSELFAKKHGYTIHANQETYALGFCNVIQSFFHSYASSATLVKTLVKDSSGCQTQLSSFVSAVLVLMLLLFLAPVFYSLQKCVLASIIIVSLRGALMKFRDLPKLWKMSKIDTVVWWVTMLSVILISTEIGLVTGVTFSILCVIIRTQLPRTALLGRMQDSTLYEDQAEYNNLASVPQIKIFRFEAALYYANKDYFLDSLMKKVGLNPALEIAKQKKAESKRNEKKKGKTFNGNINQEQSVVIKELIPKIYNFHTIILDCSTIQFLDTVGINTMKMVLKDYNDIGIRILLASCNPSVIDSLSRGEYFGEDCKEMDTLLFYSVHAAVQYAEAKCSESGNSTL, encoded by the exons ATGGAAAACGACGAGCAATTGACCAAAAGGGATCTTCATTTAGAATCTCAAATACGGATTGAACGGACAGTAAAAGGAAAATCTGACATAAAGAAAACAACTGTGAAGAAGTTGCAAGAAAGTTGCTCATGTTCATTGGATAAACTTAAAAACCTAATAACTGGTTTCTTCCCTGTTCTCTACTGGCTCCCAAGATATAAGCTAAaagaatggattttaggtgataCCATTTCTGGTATCCTTGTTGCTGTTGTCATAGTTCCTCAAGCAATAGCATATGCATTGCTTGCTGGCTTAGAAACCAGCGCCAGTTTGTATACATCTTTTTTCTCCTGCATTATTTACTTCTTGATGGGTACCTCACGCCATATTTCAGTAGGCATTTTCAGCTTAATATGCCTTATagtggggcaggtggtggatcgGGAGCTTCTTTTGGCTGGATTTGAAGTTGATGAGGACAGCAAAGTGATGCCATCAGGAATGAGCAATGTAAACAACTGGAACATCACTACTGACAATGCATCCATGATAATGAATGTCACCCTACCTGGACTGCTGAATTTTGAATGCGATAAAAAATGTTATGCTGTCAGTGTTTCAGCTGCGCTAACATTTATGTGTGGCATTTATCAG CTACTGATGGCAGTTTTCCACCTTGGATTTGTATCCAAGTATCTATCTGAGCCCTTGCTTGATGGATTTGCAACTGGAGCCTCAATTACCATCATAACAATGCAAGTCAAGTACCTCATTGGAGTGAAACTACCACGGAGCCATGGACCTGGTAGCGTTGTTGTAACTTGGATGAACATTTTTAAGAACATTCATAAAACCAATTTCTGTGATTTGATAACAACCGCTATTTGCATGCCTTTGCTGATTGCTTCCAAAGAATTAGGGGAAAGATACAAGGACAAGCTTAAGTTTCCCTTCCCAATGGAACTGACAATTGTAGTTGTAGCTACACTGATATCTCATTTTGTAAATCTAAATGAACTGTATGGCTCAAGTATTACTGGTCCAATCCCCACTGGTTTCTTACCTCCTAAAGTTCCAAGTTTATATCTTTTACCAAGAGTTGCTATTGACGCTATAACACTTGCAATCATCAGCTTTGCCTTCACAATCTCACTGTCTGAGTTGTTTGCAAAGAAGCATGGCTACACAATTCATGCCAATCAAGAGACTTATGCTCTTGGATTCTGTAATGTTATACAATCATTTTTTCATTCATACGCTTCCAGTGCAACTTTGGTTAAAACACTTGTTAAAGACTCCAGTGGGTGTCAGACTCAACTGTCTAGTTTTGTCAGTGCTGTGCTGGTATTAATGTTACTTCTTTTCTTAGCTCCTGTATTCTATTCTTTGCAGAAGTGTGTGCTGGCAAGCATCATTATAGTCAGTCTAAGGGGAGCTCTCATGAAATTTCGTGACCTACCAAAGTTATGGAAAATGAGCAAAATCGACACTGTGGTCTGGTGGGTCACTATGTTATCTGTAATTTTAATAAGCACTGAAATAGGGCTTGTCACAGGGGTAACATTTTCAATTCTGTGTGTCATTATTCGCACCCAACTACCCAGGACAGCTTTGTTAGGTCGAATGCAGGATTCAACTCTGTATGAAGATCAAGCAGAGTATAATAATCTCGCATCTGTTCCCCAAATAAAAATCTTTCGTTTTGAAGCTGCCCTGTACTATGCCAATAAAGATTACTTCTTAGATAGCCTAATGAAGAAGGTTGGTCTGAATCCTGCTTTGGAGATTGCAAAGCAGAAAAAGGCAGAAAGCAAACGAAATGAAAAAAAGAAAGGCAAAACATTCAATGGTAACATTAATCAAGAACAGTCTGTTGTCATCAAAGAACTGATTCCTAAAATCTATAATTTTCACACAATTATTCTAGATTGTTCCACCATACAATTCTTGGATACTGTTGGTATTAATACAATGAAGATGGTTCTGAAGGATTACAATGATATTGGTATCAGAATCCTCCTGGCCAGCTGCAATCCTTCAGTGATCGATTCACTGAGTAGGGGAGAGTACTTTGGAGAAGACTGTAAGGAGATGGACACTTTGCTTTTCTATAGTGTGCATGCGGCTGTTCAGTATGCTGAAGCCAAATGCTCTGAGTCAGGTAATTCCACTCTCTAA